From a region of the Drosophila mauritiana strain mau12 chromosome 4, ASM438214v1, whole genome shotgun sequence genome:
- the LOC117146266 gene encoding calcium/calmodulin-dependent protein kinase type II alpha chain isoform X13 yields MAAPAACTRFSDNYDIKEELGKGAFSIVKRCVQKSTGFEFAAKIINTKKLTARDFQKLEREARICRKLHHPNIVRLHDSIQEENYHYLVFDLVTGGELFEDIVAREFYSEADASHCIQQILESVNHCHQNGVVHRDLKPENLLLASKAKGAAVKLADFGLAIEVQGDHQAWFGFAGTPGYLSPEVLKKEPYGKSVDIWACGVILYILLVGYPPFWDEDQHRLYSQIKAGAYDYPSPEWDTVTPEAKNLINQMLTVNPNKRITAAEALKHPWICQRERVASVVHRQETVDCLKKFNARRKLKGAILTTMLATRNFSSRSMITKKGEGSQVKESTDSSSTTLEDDDIKALNLLHLD; encoded by the exons ATGGCTGCACCAGCAGCCTGTACGCGTTTTTCGGACAATTACGACATCAAAGAAGAGTTGGGAAA AGGAGCATTCTCAATTGTGAAAAGATGTGTCCAAAAGTCAACTGGCTTTGAATTTGCtgcaaaaattataaatacaaaaaaattaactGCCAGAG ACTTTCAAAAACTGGAACGTGAAGCAAGGATCTGCAGAAAGTTACACCATCCCAACATAG TGCGGCTACATGACAGTATACAGGAGGAGAACTATCACTACCTTGTTTTTGATCT TGTAACCGGTGGTGAACTTTTTGAAGATATCGTTGCACGCGAATTTTATTCAGAAGCTGATGCATCACATTGTATTCAACAAATATTGGAATCGGTAAATCACTGCCACCAAAATGGTGTGGTGCATCGAGATCTGAAACCAGAGAATTTACTATTAGCTAGTAAGGCAAAGGGTGCAGCAGTGAAACTCGCTGACTTTGGTCTAGCCATTGAAGTTCAAGGCGATCATCAGGCTTGGTTTGGATTTGCTGGCACCCCAGGATATCTGTCTCCTGAGGTATTGAAAAAGGAGCCCTATGGCAAATCGGTAGACATATGGGCATGTG GAGTTATTCTTTACATACTTCTTGTCGGTTATCCACCCTTTTGGGATGAAGATCAGCACCGACTGTACTCGCAGATAAAAGCAGGAGCTTATGAT taTCCGTCTCCGGAATGGGATACGGTTACTCCAGAAGCTAAAAATCTTATTAATCAAATGCTAACAGTTAATCCAAATAAACGAATAACTGCAGCTGAGGCTTTAAAACATCCGTGGATTTGT CAACGAGAACGTGTGGCTTCCGTTGTGCATCGCCAAGAAACCGTAGACTGTCTCAAGAAATTTAATGCGCGGCGCAAGCTAAAGGGAGCCATTCTTACGACAATGTTGGCTACCAGAAATTTTTCGA GCAGAAGTATGATAACTAAAAAAGGTGAAGGATCACAGGTCAAAGAATCAACCGATTCATCTAGCACTACTCTTGAGGACGATGATATAAAAg CTTTGAATCTTCTGCATTTGGATTGA
- the LOC117146266 gene encoding calcium/calmodulin-dependent protein kinase type II alpha chain isoform X2, with protein sequence MAAPAACTRFSDNYDIKEELGKGAFSIVKRCVQKSTGFEFAAKIINTKKLTARDFQKLEREARICRKLHHPNIVRLHDSIQEENYHYLVFDLVTGGELFEDIVAREFYSEADASHCIQQILESVNHCHQNGVVHRDLKPENLLLASKAKGAAVKLADFGLAIEVQGDHQAWFGFAGTPGYLSPEVLKKEPYGKSVDIWACGVILYILLVGYPPFWDEDQHRLYSQIKAGAYDYPSPEWDTVTPEAKNLINQMLTVNPNKRITAAEALKHPWICQRERVASVVHRQETVDCLKKFNARRKLKGAILTTMLATRNFSSRSMITKKGEGSQVKESTDSSSTTLEDDDIKEDKKGTVDRSTTVVSKEPEDIRILCPAKTYHQNIGNSQCSSARRQEIIKITEQLIEAINSGDFDGYTKICDPHLTAFEPEALGNLVEGIDFHKFYFENVLGKNCKAINTTILNPHVHLLGEEAACIAYVRLTQYIDKQGHAHTHQSEETRVWHKRDNKWQNVHFHRSASAKISGATTFDFIPQK encoded by the exons ATGGCTGCACCAGCAGCCTGTACGCGTTTTTCGGACAATTACGACATCAAAGAAGAGTTGGGAAA AGGAGCATTCTCAATTGTGAAAAGATGTGTCCAAAAGTCAACTGGCTTTGAATTTGCtgcaaaaattataaatacaaaaaaattaactGCCAGAG ACTTTCAAAAACTGGAACGTGAAGCAAGGATCTGCAGAAAGTTACACCATCCCAACATAG TGCGGCTACATGACAGTATACAGGAGGAGAACTATCACTACCTTGTTTTTGATCT TGTAACCGGTGGTGAACTTTTTGAAGATATCGTTGCACGCGAATTTTATTCAGAAGCTGATGCATCACATTGTATTCAACAAATATTGGAATCGGTAAATCACTGCCACCAAAATGGTGTGGTGCATCGAGATCTGAAACCAGAGAATTTACTATTAGCTAGTAAGGCAAAGGGTGCAGCAGTGAAACTCGCTGACTTTGGTCTAGCCATTGAAGTTCAAGGCGATCATCAGGCTTGGTTTGGATTTGCTGGCACCCCAGGATATCTGTCTCCTGAGGTATTGAAAAAGGAGCCCTATGGCAAATCGGTAGACATATGGGCATGTG GAGTTATTCTTTACATACTTCTTGTCGGTTATCCACCCTTTTGGGATGAAGATCAGCACCGACTGTACTCGCAGATAAAAGCAGGAGCTTATGAT taTCCGTCTCCGGAATGGGATACGGTTACTCCAGAAGCTAAAAATCTTATTAATCAAATGCTAACAGTTAATCCAAATAAACGAATAACTGCAGCTGAGGCTTTAAAACATCCGTGGATTTGT CAACGAGAACGTGTGGCTTCCGTTGTGCATCGCCAAGAAACCGTAGACTGTCTCAAGAAATTTAATGCGCGGCGCAAGCTAAAGGGAGCCATTCTTACGACAATGTTGGCTACCAGAAATTTTTCGA GCAGAAGTATGATAACTAAAAAAGGTGAAGGATCACAGGTCAAAGAATCAACCGATTCATCTAGCACTACTCTTGAGGACGATGATATAAAAg AAGATAAAAAAGGAACCGTTGATCGCAGTACTACAGTCGTATCAAAAGAGCCTGAAG ATATAAGGATACTTTGTCCTGCAAAAACGTATCATCAAAATATAGGAAACTCGCAGTGCTCTTCAG CTAGACGACAAGAAATAATAAAGATAACTGAACAGTTGATTGAAGCAATTAACAGTGGCGACTTTGATGGATACAC CAAAATATGTGATCCGCATCTAACTGCCTTTGAACCGGAAGCACTGGGCAACCTTGTAGAGGGAATTGATTTTcacaaattttattttgaaaatg TTCTTGGTAAAAACTGCAAAGCTATAAACACAACCATTTTAAATCCTCATGTGCACTTACTTGGTGAAGAAGCCGCTTGCATTGCCTATGTCAGACTTACGCAGTACATTGATAA GCAAGGACATGCACATACCCATCAGTCCGAGGAGACGCGAGTCTGGCACAAACGCGATAACAAATGGCAGAATGTTCACTTTCATCGAAGTGCATCTGCCAAAATAAGCGGAGCAACTACATTCGATTTTATACCCCAAAAATAG
- the LOC117146266 gene encoding calcium/calmodulin-dependent protein kinase type II alpha chain isoform X6 — protein sequence MAAPAACTRFSDNYDIKEELGKGAFSIVKRCVQKSTGFEFAAKIINTKKLTARDFQKLEREARICRKLHHPNIVRLHDSIQEENYHYLVFDLVTGGELFEDIVAREFYSEADASHCIQQILESVNHCHQNGVVHRDLKPENLLLASKAKGAAVKLADFGLAIEVQGDHQAWFGFAGTPGYLSPEVLKKEPYGKSVDIWACGVILYILLVGYPPFWDEDQHRLYSQIKAGAYDYPSPEWDTVTPEAKNLINQMLTVNPNKRITAAEALKHPWICQRERVASVVHRQETVDCLKKFNARRKLKGAILTTMLATRNFSSRSMITKKGEGSQVKESTDSSSTTLEDDDIKDIRILCPAKTYHQNIGNSQCSSARRQEIIKITEQLIEAINSGDFDGYTKICDPHLTAFEPEALGNLVEGIDFHKFYFENVLGKNCKAINTTILNPHVHLLGEEAACIAYVRLTQYIDKQGHAHTHQSEETRVWHKRDNKWQNVHFHRSASAKISGATTFDFIPQK from the exons ATGGCTGCACCAGCAGCCTGTACGCGTTTTTCGGACAATTACGACATCAAAGAAGAGTTGGGAAA AGGAGCATTCTCAATTGTGAAAAGATGTGTCCAAAAGTCAACTGGCTTTGAATTTGCtgcaaaaattataaatacaaaaaaattaactGCCAGAG ACTTTCAAAAACTGGAACGTGAAGCAAGGATCTGCAGAAAGTTACACCATCCCAACATAG TGCGGCTACATGACAGTATACAGGAGGAGAACTATCACTACCTTGTTTTTGATCT TGTAACCGGTGGTGAACTTTTTGAAGATATCGTTGCACGCGAATTTTATTCAGAAGCTGATGCATCACATTGTATTCAACAAATATTGGAATCGGTAAATCACTGCCACCAAAATGGTGTGGTGCATCGAGATCTGAAACCAGAGAATTTACTATTAGCTAGTAAGGCAAAGGGTGCAGCAGTGAAACTCGCTGACTTTGGTCTAGCCATTGAAGTTCAAGGCGATCATCAGGCTTGGTTTGGATTTGCTGGCACCCCAGGATATCTGTCTCCTGAGGTATTGAAAAAGGAGCCCTATGGCAAATCGGTAGACATATGGGCATGTG GAGTTATTCTTTACATACTTCTTGTCGGTTATCCACCCTTTTGGGATGAAGATCAGCACCGACTGTACTCGCAGATAAAAGCAGGAGCTTATGAT taTCCGTCTCCGGAATGGGATACGGTTACTCCAGAAGCTAAAAATCTTATTAATCAAATGCTAACAGTTAATCCAAATAAACGAATAACTGCAGCTGAGGCTTTAAAACATCCGTGGATTTGT CAACGAGAACGTGTGGCTTCCGTTGTGCATCGCCAAGAAACCGTAGACTGTCTCAAGAAATTTAATGCGCGGCGCAAGCTAAAGGGAGCCATTCTTACGACAATGTTGGCTACCAGAAATTTTTCGA GCAGAAGTATGATAACTAAAAAAGGTGAAGGATCACAGGTCAAAGAATCAACCGATTCATCTAGCACTACTCTTGAGGACGATGATATAAAAg ATATAAGGATACTTTGTCCTGCAAAAACGTATCATCAAAATATAGGAAACTCGCAGTGCTCTTCAG CTAGACGACAAGAAATAATAAAGATAACTGAACAGTTGATTGAAGCAATTAACAGTGGCGACTTTGATGGATACAC CAAAATATGTGATCCGCATCTAACTGCCTTTGAACCGGAAGCACTGGGCAACCTTGTAGAGGGAATTGATTTTcacaaattttattttgaaaatg TTCTTGGTAAAAACTGCAAAGCTATAAACACAACCATTTTAAATCCTCATGTGCACTTACTTGGTGAAGAAGCCGCTTGCATTGCCTATGTCAGACTTACGCAGTACATTGATAA GCAAGGACATGCACATACCCATCAGTCCGAGGAGACGCGAGTCTGGCACAAACGCGATAACAAATGGCAGAATGTTCACTTTCATCGAAGTGCATCTGCCAAAATAAGCGGAGCAACTACATTCGATTTTATACCCCAAAAATAG
- the LOC117146266 gene encoding calcium/calmodulin-dependent protein kinase type II alpha chain isoform X7, giving the protein MAAPAACTRFSDNYDIKEELGKGAFSIVKRCVQKSTGFEFAAKIINTKKLTARDFQKLEREARICRKLHHPNIVRLHDSIQEENYHYLVFDLVTGGELFEDIVAREFYSEADASHCIQQILESVNHCHQNGVVHRDLKPENLLLASKAKGAAVKLADFGLAIEVQGDHQAWFGFAGTPGYLSPEVLKKEPYGKSVDIWACGVILYILLVGYPPFWDEDQHRLYSQIKAGAYDYPSPEWDTVTPEAKNLINQMLTVNPNKRITAAEALKHPWICQRERVASVVHRQETVDCLKKFNARRKLKGAILTTMLATRNFSSRSMITKKGEGSQVKESTDSSSTTLEDDDIKEDKKGTVDRSTTVVSKEPEAARRQEIIKITEQLIEAINSGDFDGYTKICDPHLTAFEPEALGNLVEGIDFHKFYFENVLGKNCKAINTTILNPHVHLLGEEAACIAYVRLTQYIDKQGHAHTHQSEETRVWHKRDNKWQNVHFHRSASAKISGATTFDFIPQK; this is encoded by the exons ATGGCTGCACCAGCAGCCTGTACGCGTTTTTCGGACAATTACGACATCAAAGAAGAGTTGGGAAA AGGAGCATTCTCAATTGTGAAAAGATGTGTCCAAAAGTCAACTGGCTTTGAATTTGCtgcaaaaattataaatacaaaaaaattaactGCCAGAG ACTTTCAAAAACTGGAACGTGAAGCAAGGATCTGCAGAAAGTTACACCATCCCAACATAG TGCGGCTACATGACAGTATACAGGAGGAGAACTATCACTACCTTGTTTTTGATCT TGTAACCGGTGGTGAACTTTTTGAAGATATCGTTGCACGCGAATTTTATTCAGAAGCTGATGCATCACATTGTATTCAACAAATATTGGAATCGGTAAATCACTGCCACCAAAATGGTGTGGTGCATCGAGATCTGAAACCAGAGAATTTACTATTAGCTAGTAAGGCAAAGGGTGCAGCAGTGAAACTCGCTGACTTTGGTCTAGCCATTGAAGTTCAAGGCGATCATCAGGCTTGGTTTGGATTTGCTGGCACCCCAGGATATCTGTCTCCTGAGGTATTGAAAAAGGAGCCCTATGGCAAATCGGTAGACATATGGGCATGTG GAGTTATTCTTTACATACTTCTTGTCGGTTATCCACCCTTTTGGGATGAAGATCAGCACCGACTGTACTCGCAGATAAAAGCAGGAGCTTATGAT taTCCGTCTCCGGAATGGGATACGGTTACTCCAGAAGCTAAAAATCTTATTAATCAAATGCTAACAGTTAATCCAAATAAACGAATAACTGCAGCTGAGGCTTTAAAACATCCGTGGATTTGT CAACGAGAACGTGTGGCTTCCGTTGTGCATCGCCAAGAAACCGTAGACTGTCTCAAGAAATTTAATGCGCGGCGCAAGCTAAAGGGAGCCATTCTTACGACAATGTTGGCTACCAGAAATTTTTCGA GCAGAAGTATGATAACTAAAAAAGGTGAAGGATCACAGGTCAAAGAATCAACCGATTCATCTAGCACTACTCTTGAGGACGATGATATAAAAg AAGATAAAAAAGGAACCGTTGATCGCAGTACTACAGTCGTATCAAAAGAGCCTGAAG CAGCTAGACGACAAGAAATAATAAAGATAACTGAACAGTTGATTGAAGCAATTAACAGTGGCGACTTTGATGGATACAC CAAAATATGTGATCCGCATCTAACTGCCTTTGAACCGGAAGCACTGGGCAACCTTGTAGAGGGAATTGATTTTcacaaattttattttgaaaatg TTCTTGGTAAAAACTGCAAAGCTATAAACACAACCATTTTAAATCCTCATGTGCACTTACTTGGTGAAGAAGCCGCTTGCATTGCCTATGTCAGACTTACGCAGTACATTGATAA GCAAGGACATGCACATACCCATCAGTCCGAGGAGACGCGAGTCTGGCACAAACGCGATAACAAATGGCAGAATGTTCACTTTCATCGAAGTGCATCTGCCAAAATAAGCGGAGCAACTACATTCGATTTTATACCCCAAAAATAG
- the LOC117146266 gene encoding calcium/calmodulin-dependent protein kinase type II alpha chain isoform X10: MAAPAACTRFSDNYDIKEELGKGAFSIVKRCVQKSTGFEFAAKIINTKKLTARDFQKLEREARICRKLHHPNIVRLHDSIQEENYHYLVFDLVTGGELFEDIVAREFYSEADASHCIQQILESVNHCHQNGVVHRDLKPENLLLASKAKGAAVKLADFGLAIEVQGDHQAWFGFAGTPGYLSPEVLKKEPYGKSVDIWACGVILYILLVGYPPFWDEDQHRLYSQIKAGAYDYPSPEWDTVTPEAKNLINQMLTVNPNKRITAAEALKHPWICQRERVASVVHRQETVDCLKKFNARRKLKGAILTTMLATRNFSSRSMITKKGEGSQVKESTDSSSTTLEDDDIKDKKGTVDRSTTVVSKEPEARRQEIIKITEQLIEAINSGDFDGYTKICDPHLTAFEPEALGNLVEGIDFHKFYFENVLGKNCKAINTTILNPHVHLLGEEAACIAYVRLTQYIDKQGHAHTHQSEETRVWHKRDNKWQNVHFHRSASAKISGATTFDFIPQK, from the exons ATGGCTGCACCAGCAGCCTGTACGCGTTTTTCGGACAATTACGACATCAAAGAAGAGTTGGGAAA AGGAGCATTCTCAATTGTGAAAAGATGTGTCCAAAAGTCAACTGGCTTTGAATTTGCtgcaaaaattataaatacaaaaaaattaactGCCAGAG ACTTTCAAAAACTGGAACGTGAAGCAAGGATCTGCAGAAAGTTACACCATCCCAACATAG TGCGGCTACATGACAGTATACAGGAGGAGAACTATCACTACCTTGTTTTTGATCT TGTAACCGGTGGTGAACTTTTTGAAGATATCGTTGCACGCGAATTTTATTCAGAAGCTGATGCATCACATTGTATTCAACAAATATTGGAATCGGTAAATCACTGCCACCAAAATGGTGTGGTGCATCGAGATCTGAAACCAGAGAATTTACTATTAGCTAGTAAGGCAAAGGGTGCAGCAGTGAAACTCGCTGACTTTGGTCTAGCCATTGAAGTTCAAGGCGATCATCAGGCTTGGTTTGGATTTGCTGGCACCCCAGGATATCTGTCTCCTGAGGTATTGAAAAAGGAGCCCTATGGCAAATCGGTAGACATATGGGCATGTG GAGTTATTCTTTACATACTTCTTGTCGGTTATCCACCCTTTTGGGATGAAGATCAGCACCGACTGTACTCGCAGATAAAAGCAGGAGCTTATGAT taTCCGTCTCCGGAATGGGATACGGTTACTCCAGAAGCTAAAAATCTTATTAATCAAATGCTAACAGTTAATCCAAATAAACGAATAACTGCAGCTGAGGCTTTAAAACATCCGTGGATTTGT CAACGAGAACGTGTGGCTTCCGTTGTGCATCGCCAAGAAACCGTAGACTGTCTCAAGAAATTTAATGCGCGGCGCAAGCTAAAGGGAGCCATTCTTACGACAATGTTGGCTACCAGAAATTTTTCGA GCAGAAGTATGATAACTAAAAAAGGTGAAGGATCACAGGTCAAAGAATCAACCGATTCATCTAGCACTACTCTTGAGGACGATGATATAAAAg ATAAAAAAGGAACCGTTGATCGCAGTACTACAGTCGTATCAAAAGAGCCTGAAG CTAGACGACAAGAAATAATAAAGATAACTGAACAGTTGATTGAAGCAATTAACAGTGGCGACTTTGATGGATACAC CAAAATATGTGATCCGCATCTAACTGCCTTTGAACCGGAAGCACTGGGCAACCTTGTAGAGGGAATTGATTTTcacaaattttattttgaaaatg TTCTTGGTAAAAACTGCAAAGCTATAAACACAACCATTTTAAATCCTCATGTGCACTTACTTGGTGAAGAAGCCGCTTGCATTGCCTATGTCAGACTTACGCAGTACATTGATAA GCAAGGACATGCACATACCCATCAGTCCGAGGAGACGCGAGTCTGGCACAAACGCGATAACAAATGGCAGAATGTTCACTTTCATCGAAGTGCATCTGCCAAAATAAGCGGAGCAACTACATTCGATTTTATACCCCAAAAATAG
- the LOC117146266 gene encoding calcium/calmodulin-dependent protein kinase type II alpha chain isoform X5, which yields MAAPAACTRFSDNYDIKEELGKGAFSIVKRCVQKSTGFEFAAKIINTKKLTARDFQKLEREARICRKLHHPNIVRLHDSIQEENYHYLVFDLVTGGELFEDIVAREFYSEADASHCIQQILESVNHCHQNGVVHRDLKPENLLLASKAKGAAVKLADFGLAIEVQGDHQAWFGFAGTPGYLSPEVLKKEPYGKSVDIWACGVILYILLVGYPPFWDEDQHRLYSQIKAGAYDYPSPEWDTVTPEAKNLINQMLTVNPNKRITAAEALKHPWICQRERVASVVHRQETVDCLKKFNARRKLKGAILTTMLATRNFSSRSMITKKGEGSQVKESTDSSSTTLEDDDIKDIRILCPAKTYHQNIGNSQCSSAARRQEIIKITEQLIEAINSGDFDGYTKICDPHLTAFEPEALGNLVEGIDFHKFYFENVLGKNCKAINTTILNPHVHLLGEEAACIAYVRLTQYIDKQGHAHTHQSEETRVWHKRDNKWQNVHFHRSASAKISGATTFDFIPQK from the exons ATGGCTGCACCAGCAGCCTGTACGCGTTTTTCGGACAATTACGACATCAAAGAAGAGTTGGGAAA AGGAGCATTCTCAATTGTGAAAAGATGTGTCCAAAAGTCAACTGGCTTTGAATTTGCtgcaaaaattataaatacaaaaaaattaactGCCAGAG ACTTTCAAAAACTGGAACGTGAAGCAAGGATCTGCAGAAAGTTACACCATCCCAACATAG TGCGGCTACATGACAGTATACAGGAGGAGAACTATCACTACCTTGTTTTTGATCT TGTAACCGGTGGTGAACTTTTTGAAGATATCGTTGCACGCGAATTTTATTCAGAAGCTGATGCATCACATTGTATTCAACAAATATTGGAATCGGTAAATCACTGCCACCAAAATGGTGTGGTGCATCGAGATCTGAAACCAGAGAATTTACTATTAGCTAGTAAGGCAAAGGGTGCAGCAGTGAAACTCGCTGACTTTGGTCTAGCCATTGAAGTTCAAGGCGATCATCAGGCTTGGTTTGGATTTGCTGGCACCCCAGGATATCTGTCTCCTGAGGTATTGAAAAAGGAGCCCTATGGCAAATCGGTAGACATATGGGCATGTG GAGTTATTCTTTACATACTTCTTGTCGGTTATCCACCCTTTTGGGATGAAGATCAGCACCGACTGTACTCGCAGATAAAAGCAGGAGCTTATGAT taTCCGTCTCCGGAATGGGATACGGTTACTCCAGAAGCTAAAAATCTTATTAATCAAATGCTAACAGTTAATCCAAATAAACGAATAACTGCAGCTGAGGCTTTAAAACATCCGTGGATTTGT CAACGAGAACGTGTGGCTTCCGTTGTGCATCGCCAAGAAACCGTAGACTGTCTCAAGAAATTTAATGCGCGGCGCAAGCTAAAGGGAGCCATTCTTACGACAATGTTGGCTACCAGAAATTTTTCGA GCAGAAGTATGATAACTAAAAAAGGTGAAGGATCACAGGTCAAAGAATCAACCGATTCATCTAGCACTACTCTTGAGGACGATGATATAAAAg ATATAAGGATACTTTGTCCTGCAAAAACGTATCATCAAAATATAGGAAACTCGCAGTGCTCTTCAG CAGCTAGACGACAAGAAATAATAAAGATAACTGAACAGTTGATTGAAGCAATTAACAGTGGCGACTTTGATGGATACAC CAAAATATGTGATCCGCATCTAACTGCCTTTGAACCGGAAGCACTGGGCAACCTTGTAGAGGGAATTGATTTTcacaaattttattttgaaaatg TTCTTGGTAAAAACTGCAAAGCTATAAACACAACCATTTTAAATCCTCATGTGCACTTACTTGGTGAAGAAGCCGCTTGCATTGCCTATGTCAGACTTACGCAGTACATTGATAA GCAAGGACATGCACATACCCATCAGTCCGAGGAGACGCGAGTCTGGCACAAACGCGATAACAAATGGCAGAATGTTCACTTTCATCGAAGTGCATCTGCCAAAATAAGCGGAGCAACTACATTCGATTTTATACCCCAAAAATAG
- the LOC117146266 gene encoding calcium/calmodulin-dependent protein kinase type II alpha chain isoform X8: protein MAAPAACTRFSDNYDIKEELGKGAFSIVKRCVQKSTGFEFAAKIINTKKLTARDFQKLEREARICRKLHHPNIVRLHDSIQEENYHYLVFDLVTGGELFEDIVAREFYSEADASHCIQQILESVNHCHQNGVVHRDLKPENLLLASKAKGAAVKLADFGLAIEVQGDHQAWFGFAGTPGYLSPEVLKKEPYGKSVDIWACGVILYILLVGYPPFWDEDQHRLYSQIKAGAYDYPSPEWDTVTPEAKNLINQMLTVNPNKRITAAEALKHPWICQRERVASVVHRQETVDCLKKFNARRKLKGAILTTMLATRNFSSRSMITKKGEGSQVKESTDSSSTTLEDDDIKEDKKGTVDRSTTVVSKEPEARRQEIIKITEQLIEAINSGDFDGYTKICDPHLTAFEPEALGNLVEGIDFHKFYFENVLGKNCKAINTTILNPHVHLLGEEAACIAYVRLTQYIDKQGHAHTHQSEETRVWHKRDNKWQNVHFHRSASAKISGATTFDFIPQK, encoded by the exons ATGGCTGCACCAGCAGCCTGTACGCGTTTTTCGGACAATTACGACATCAAAGAAGAGTTGGGAAA AGGAGCATTCTCAATTGTGAAAAGATGTGTCCAAAAGTCAACTGGCTTTGAATTTGCtgcaaaaattataaatacaaaaaaattaactGCCAGAG ACTTTCAAAAACTGGAACGTGAAGCAAGGATCTGCAGAAAGTTACACCATCCCAACATAG TGCGGCTACATGACAGTATACAGGAGGAGAACTATCACTACCTTGTTTTTGATCT TGTAACCGGTGGTGAACTTTTTGAAGATATCGTTGCACGCGAATTTTATTCAGAAGCTGATGCATCACATTGTATTCAACAAATATTGGAATCGGTAAATCACTGCCACCAAAATGGTGTGGTGCATCGAGATCTGAAACCAGAGAATTTACTATTAGCTAGTAAGGCAAAGGGTGCAGCAGTGAAACTCGCTGACTTTGGTCTAGCCATTGAAGTTCAAGGCGATCATCAGGCTTGGTTTGGATTTGCTGGCACCCCAGGATATCTGTCTCCTGAGGTATTGAAAAAGGAGCCCTATGGCAAATCGGTAGACATATGGGCATGTG GAGTTATTCTTTACATACTTCTTGTCGGTTATCCACCCTTTTGGGATGAAGATCAGCACCGACTGTACTCGCAGATAAAAGCAGGAGCTTATGAT taTCCGTCTCCGGAATGGGATACGGTTACTCCAGAAGCTAAAAATCTTATTAATCAAATGCTAACAGTTAATCCAAATAAACGAATAACTGCAGCTGAGGCTTTAAAACATCCGTGGATTTGT CAACGAGAACGTGTGGCTTCCGTTGTGCATCGCCAAGAAACCGTAGACTGTCTCAAGAAATTTAATGCGCGGCGCAAGCTAAAGGGAGCCATTCTTACGACAATGTTGGCTACCAGAAATTTTTCGA GCAGAAGTATGATAACTAAAAAAGGTGAAGGATCACAGGTCAAAGAATCAACCGATTCATCTAGCACTACTCTTGAGGACGATGATATAAAAg AAGATAAAAAAGGAACCGTTGATCGCAGTACTACAGTCGTATCAAAAGAGCCTGAAG CTAGACGACAAGAAATAATAAAGATAACTGAACAGTTGATTGAAGCAATTAACAGTGGCGACTTTGATGGATACAC CAAAATATGTGATCCGCATCTAACTGCCTTTGAACCGGAAGCACTGGGCAACCTTGTAGAGGGAATTGATTTTcacaaattttattttgaaaatg TTCTTGGTAAAAACTGCAAAGCTATAAACACAACCATTTTAAATCCTCATGTGCACTTACTTGGTGAAGAAGCCGCTTGCATTGCCTATGTCAGACTTACGCAGTACATTGATAA GCAAGGACATGCACATACCCATCAGTCCGAGGAGACGCGAGTCTGGCACAAACGCGATAACAAATGGCAGAATGTTCACTTTCATCGAAGTGCATCTGCCAAAATAAGCGGAGCAACTACATTCGATTTTATACCCCAAAAATAG